From the Xyrauchen texanus isolate HMW12.3.18 chromosome 37, RBS_HiC_50CHRs, whole genome shotgun sequence genome, one window contains:
- the LOC127631234 gene encoding LOW QUALITY PROTEIN: glutamate receptor-interacting protein 2-like (The sequence of the model RefSeq protein was modified relative to this genomic sequence to represent the inferred CDS: deleted 1 base in 1 codon) translates to MWRVSCKLNPILLSDGVSARGAVKKGLTGGVKGKRRMFSFSLRCRMGVIRGRVKDDVPYTKGNKDSAASDSSSLTKRCSLADEQRGVTTVELIKKEGSSLGLTISGGCDKEGKPRVSNLRPGGLATRSDQLNVGDYIKSVNGINLSKLRHDEIISMLKNIGERVVLEVEYELPPFVPSNPCSVISKTIEVCLEKEGNSFGFVLRGGFQEDWHKARPLVVTYVRPGGPADREGTLQAGDRVLSVNGVALNRQKHADALTLIMQSSQEAFFHIEYDIMVMDSVQKSSGPLQVEIVRSAGSVLGLSLTTTLYRNKQVITIQKIKPASVADRCGALHVGDILLAIDGMSTEHCSLMEAQQLLSNSAELTKLEILPSQHSIHDTVRVQRSSQRQWDSSEKYTSAPPSFQKTPSAWSHTTPTPSHCRSVTSGFSTNTSGFHSYNCGTPSSYPNTYPSSTLPSFPSSPRCTITKRRQLRKDHKSSLSLASSTVGAGGQVVHIETSEVVLRGDPLTGFGFQLQGGVFATEPLTAPACIRFIEPDTPAERCGLLQVGDRLLSINGIPTEDGTLEEANQLLRDAALANKVTLEVEFDVAESVIPSSGTYQVKLPKRCGVELGITISASKKPGKPLIISEIQRGSIAHRIGTLEPGDRLLAIDNVRLDNCGMEEAMMVLQQAEGMVKLRIQKDEDNLDELESSGSVIFTVELKRHGGPLGITISGTEEPFNPILISSLTRNGLAHRTGALHIGDRVLAINSMSLKGKPLSEAIYLLQTAGDTVTLKIKKRSDPLLESDRSSPSRTASCVSDTEDDCSDSLRHGKYSEFHRLTTPPSLDSAMDSWDGSALDAGYGSQGVYIHRTSDFTLQPNDWRRANHRSPLTSRRHAQQTPVYDGGCGEDDWMYSGSVSPACCHDKNNTEAQENYWSQALQDLETCGQSEIFRELEATIMSGSTLSLGEESEEHNKSRTKALALSPERTSENTVEPEEMKDISPSLPLELHKICLRKDADSRDFGFSVSDGLLEKGVYVNMIRPDGPADQAGLRSYDRILQVNHARTRDFDSCLAVPLITEAGEHLQLVISRNPLTQAHVWPPKDCQDASKMLPVVSAQSNQSQSLT, encoded by the exons atGAGCAGAGAGGTGTAACCACAGTTGAACTGATAAAAAAAGAGGGAAGCAGTCTTGGTCTAACCATCTCTGGAGGCTGTGACAAGGAAGGCAAGCCAAGAGTGTCAAATCTGAGACCAGGAGGGCTCGCAACCCG GAGTGATCAGCTCAATGTGGGAGATTACATCAAGTCAGTGAATGGTATAAACCTGTCCAAACTCAGACACGACGAGATTATCAGCATGCTTAAGAACATCGGCGAGCGTGTGGTGCTGGAGGTGGAGTACGAGCTGCCTCCGTTCG TTCCCAGCAATCCCTGCAGTGTCATCTCTAAAACGATCGAAGTGTGTTTGGAGAAAGAGGGCAACAGCTTTGGCTTCGTTCTGAGAG GGGGCTTCCAAGAGGACTGGCATAAGGCTCGACCTCTGGTGGTGACCTACGTCAGGCCCGGAGGACCTGCAGACAG GGAGGGAACCCTGCAAGCGGGCGATCGTGTGTTGAGTGTAAATGGCGTTGCTCTGAACAGACAGAAACATGCTGACGCTCTGACCCTGATCATGCAGAGCAGCCAGGAGGCTTTCTTTCACATCGAGTATGACATCATGGTCATGG ACTCAGTCCAGAAGTCCTCAGGGCCGCTGCAGGTGGAGATTGTCCGCTCCGCAGGCTCAGTACTGGGTCTCAGTCTCACTACCACTCTCTACAGGAACAAACAGGTCATTACAATCCAGAAAATCAAACCTGCTAGTGTTGCAGACAG GTGTGGTGCTTTGCATGTTGGGGATATTCTCTTGGCTATAGATGGCATGAGCACAGAGCACTGCTCTCTGATGGAGGCGCAACAGCTTCTGTCAAACTCTGCAGAACTCACAAAACTAGAGATCCTGCCCTCTCAACACAGCATTCATGACACAG TGCGTGTTCAGAGGAGCAGTCAGCGTCAGTGGGACTCTAGTGAGAAGTACACCAGCGCTCCTCCATCGTTCCAAAAAACACCTTCGGCCTGGAGTCACACCACTCCTACACCATCACACTGCAGAT CTGTGACATCTGGCTTTTCCACAAACACGTCAGGCTTTCACAGTTACAACTGTGGGACTCCGTCATCTTACCCTAATACTTACCCCAGCAGCACCCTGCCCTCGTTCCCCTCCAGCCCCCGCTGCACCATCACCAAAAGGAGACAATTGAGGAAAGACCACAAGAGCTCCT TGTCTCTGGCATCAAGTACAGTGGGTGCTGGTGGTCAGGTCGTGCATATAGAGACCAGTGAGGTGGTTCTGAGAGGAGATCCTCTTACTGGGTTTGGGTTTCAGCTACAGGGAGGAGTGTTTGCTACAGAGCCACTGACTGCACCTGCCTGCATCCGCTTTATAGAGCCAGACACACCTGCGGAAAG GTGTGGGCTGTTACAAGTTGGCGACAGACTTCTTTCCATTAATGGAATTCCCACTGAGGATGGAACACTGGAAGAGGCCAATCAGCTGCTTCGAGATGCAGCGTTGGCCAATAAGGTCACACTGGAGGTGGAGTTTGATGTTGCAG AGTCGGTTATTCCCAGCAGTGGCACATATCAGGTGAAGCTACCCAAAAGATGTGGAGTGGAGCTGGGCATTACTATCAGTG CAAGCAAGAAGCCAGGAAAACCTCTGATCATCTCAGAGATACAGAGAGGGAGTATTGCACACAG AATAGGAACCCTGGAGCCAGGTGATCGATTATTGGCCATCGATAATGTACGACTGGATAATTGTGGAATGGAAGAAGCCATGATGGTTCTCCAGCAGGCTGAGGGCATGGTCAAACTGCGCATTCAGAAAGATGAAGATAACTTGG ATGAATTGGAGTCGTCCGGTTCTGTTATTTTCACAGTCGAGCTCAAGAGACATGGGGGTCCTCTTGGAATCACCATTTCTGGCACTGAAGAACCTTTCAACCCCATTCTGATCTCCAGTCTGACCCGCAACGGTCTCGCACACAg GACTGGCGCTCTTCATATCGGTGATCGTGTCTTGGCCATCAATAGCATGAGCTTGAAGGGAAAACCTCTTAGCGAAGCCATTTACCTCCTGCAGACAGCTGGAGACACTGTCACACTCAAGATCAAAAAACGGTCTGATC CGCTTTTGGAGTCGGACAGGAGCAGCCCGTCCCGGACGGCCTCATGCGTGAGTGACACGGAAGACGATTGCTCAGATTCTCTCAGGCATGGTAAATACTCAGAATTTCACCGCCTGACCACACCTCCCAGTCTGGATTCAGCTATGGACTCGTGGGATGGCTCTGCCCTGGACGCTGGCTATGGAAGTCAAG GTGTCTATATCCATAGGACGTCTGATTTTACACTTCAACCTAATGACTGGAGGCGGGCCAATCACAGGAGCCCACTGACCTCCAGAAGACATGCCCAACAAACACCAGTGTATGAT GGAGGATGTGGTGAGGACGACTGGATGTATTCTGG ATCTGTCAGTCCTGCATGTTGTCATGACAAAAACAATACCGAAGCTCAGGAGAACTACTGGTCGCAAGCTCTTCAGGACCTGGAGACCTGTGGCCAATCAGAAATTTTCAGAGAACTGGAG GCTACTATAATGTCAGGTAGCACACTGAGCTTGGGAGAAGAGAGTGAGGAGCACAATAAAAGCAGGACCAAAGCTCTAGCACTGAGCCCGGAAAGAACCTCAGAGAACACAGTCGAGCCAGAGGAGATGAAGGACATCAGCCCTTCTCTGCCATTAGAGCTTCATAAG atttgTTTACGGAAGGATGCTGACAGCAGGGATTTTGGGTTCAGCGTGTCCGATGGGCTGCTGGAAAAGGGTGTTTACGTAAACATGATCCGCCCTGATGGGCCTGCAGACCAAGCTGGGTTACGCTCATATGACCGTATTCTACAG GTCAATCATGCACGGACGCGAGATTTTGACTCTTGTTTGGCCGTGCCGTTGATCACGGAAGCTGGAGAGCATCTGCAGCTGGTCATCAGCAGAAACCCTCTCACTCAAGCACATGTTTGGCCACCTAAAGATTGTCAGGATGCTTCTAAAATGCTGCCCGTTGTTTCTGCACAATCTAACCAGAGTCAATCTCTGACCTGA